A region from the Mycobacterium heidelbergense genome encodes:
- a CDS encoding fatty acyl-AMP ligase yields MSRFTEKMFHNARTATTGMVTGEPHEPVRHTWGEVHERARRIAGGLAAAGIGLGDAVGVLAGFPVEIAPTAQGLWMRGASLTMLHQPTPRTDLVVWAEDTMTVIGMIEAKAVIVSEPFLAAIPVLEEKGIRVLTIADLLAADPIDPVEVGEDDLALMQLTSGSTGSPKAVQITHRNIHSNAEAMFIGAQYDVDKDVMVSWLPCFHDMGMVGFLTIPMYFGAELVKVTPMDFLRDTLLWAKLIDKYKGTMTAAPNFAYALLAKRLRRQAKPGDFDLSTLRFALSGAEPVEPADVEDLLDAGKPFGLKPSAILPAYGMAETTLAVSFSECNAGLVVDEVDADLLAALRRAVPATKGNTRRLATLGPLLRDLEARVIDDNGNVMPARGVGVIELRGESLTPGYLTMGGFIPAQDEHGWYDTGDLGYRTEEGHIVVCGRVKDVIIMAGRNIYPTDIERAACRVEGVRPGCAVAVRLDAGHSRESFAVAVESNAWQDPVEVRRIEHQVAHEVVAEVDMRPRNVVVLGPGTIPKTPSGKLRRSTSVSLVS; encoded by the coding sequence GTGAGCAGGTTTACCGAGAAAATGTTCCACAATGCCCGCACCGCGACGACGGGCATGGTCACCGGTGAGCCACACGAACCCGTCCGCCACACCTGGGGCGAGGTCCACGAGCGGGCCCGTCGCATCGCGGGCGGTCTGGCCGCCGCGGGCATCGGCCTCGGCGACGCGGTCGGCGTGCTCGCCGGCTTCCCGGTGGAGATCGCCCCCACGGCGCAGGGCCTGTGGATGCGCGGGGCCAGCCTGACCATGCTGCACCAGCCCACGCCGCGAACCGACCTGGTCGTGTGGGCCGAGGACACGATGACCGTCATCGGCATGATCGAGGCCAAGGCCGTCATCGTCTCTGAGCCGTTCCTGGCGGCCATTCCCGTGCTCGAGGAGAAGGGCATCAGGGTCCTCACCATCGCCGACCTGCTGGCGGCCGACCCGATCGACCCCGTCGAGGTCGGCGAGGACGACCTGGCGCTGATGCAGCTGACGTCGGGGTCCACCGGATCCCCCAAGGCGGTCCAGATCACGCACCGCAACATCCACTCCAACGCCGAGGCGATGTTCATCGGCGCCCAGTACGACGTCGACAAGGACGTCATGGTCAGCTGGCTGCCCTGCTTCCACGACATGGGCATGGTCGGCTTCCTGACCATCCCGATGTACTTCGGCGCGGAGCTGGTCAAGGTCACGCCGATGGACTTCCTGCGCGACACGCTGCTGTGGGCCAAGCTCATCGACAAGTACAAGGGCACCATGACGGCGGCGCCCAACTTCGCCTACGCGCTGCTGGCCAAGCGGCTGCGCCGCCAGGCCAAGCCCGGCGACTTCGACCTGTCGACCCTGCGCTTCGCGCTGTCCGGCGCCGAGCCCGTCGAGCCCGCCGACGTCGAGGACCTGCTCGACGCGGGCAAGCCGTTCGGCCTGAAGCCCTCGGCGATCCTGCCGGCCTACGGCATGGCCGAGACGACGCTGGCCGTGTCGTTCTCGGAGTGCAACGCCGGGCTGGTCGTCGACGAGGTCGACGCCGACCTGCTGGCCGCCCTGCGCCGGGCGGTGCCCGCCACCAAGGGCAACACCCGCAGGCTGGCCACGCTGGGTCCGCTGCTGAGGGACCTCGAGGCCCGCGTCATCGACGACAACGGCAACGTGATGCCCGCGCGCGGCGTCGGCGTGATCGAGCTGCGCGGCGAGTCGCTGACGCCCGGCTATCTGACGATGGGCGGCTTCATCCCGGCCCAGGACGAACACGGCTGGTACGACACCGGTGACCTCGGCTACCGCACCGAGGAGGGCCACATCGTGGTCTGCGGCCGCGTCAAGGACGTCATCATCATGGCGGGCCGCAACATCTACCCCACCGACATCGAGCGGGCCGCCTGCCGCGTCGAGGGCGTCCGGCCCGGCTGCGCGGTGGCTGTGCGCCTTGACGCCGGGCATTCGCGCGAGAGTTTCGCCGTCGCGGTCGAGTCCAACGCCTGGCAGGACCCGGTCGAGGTGCGCCGCATCGAGCACCAGGTCGCCCACGAGGTGGTGGCCGAGGTCGACATGCGCCCGCGCAACGTCGTGGTGCTCGGCCCCGGGACCATTCCGAAGACGCCGTCGGGCAAGCTGCGGCGGTCCACCTCGGTGAGCCTGGTCAGCTAG